The Arachis ipaensis cultivar K30076 chromosome B05, Araip1.1, whole genome shotgun sequence nucleotide sequence ttgggattagatctagttttctttttgtttattctTGTTTCTGCAAcctctactttctgttttgggtttttaaattCAGATTGAAGAACCCGattgaatttcttgatctgagaatcatcttttgctTTTCAGTCTTATAGTTCTGAGAATTGGAGAATTAGATTTccatcttcttctccttcttcatttcatttcttctgcaatttcttgtCTGTTTGgtcaagagagcaattgagatctagatctgctttctgaTCTTGTTGCTCTTCTGCAATTTTCAATTTATCTCTTAGAATTTCACATTTGATCTAAGTTTTTCTTACTGtttgtttcttcaagcaattttccatttctgctTTGCTACTGAGATCCTGATCTAATTTTCTtcatctcatagctctctgatttactttaatttgcattttctagttcaatttgaatcccaacacccaaatcccttGTATTCTTCAAGTAATTTATATttcccagcaatttagattcagcaatttaagttttttgcactttaagtttcagtcatttacctttcttgcaatttaaatttcagctcttttactttcttgcactttaaatttctacaatttactccttctgcactttaagattcagtcaattCATCCTCccccttttatttactttcaatttagcttctgttaatcaagtttcactcaaatcatcaaatattcgcttaactaaattgatcacctaactaaaattgctcaatccatcaattcctgtgggatcgacctcactcttgtgagttattactacttgatgtgacctggtacacttgccggtgagttttgtgtggaatcttttttccctcatcaagtttatggcgccgttgccggggattgatttagattgacaatgattaagtagggtgataatctagattaagcattttctttttcttttactaagcacactaactgtttgagtttTTATTTAAGCTAACCTTAAtatcactctagcagtagagtaaATTGTCTctggtttctggttttgtgtgtatGACAGAAGTAAGGAGAGAGGTCTCCACCTCTTGTAACCTTGACGAGAGAACCCTCCGAAGACTAAGAAGAGAGGCAAGGGGAAAGGGAGTTGTAGGAGAATCGGAATCAGAAGGAGAGGATCAAGTGATGGAGGATAACATCCCAAATCACACTGATGGTATGGCTAACAATAATGGCCAGCCTCAGAGAAGAGTCTTAACTTCCtacactatccccaacccaagaaattgtgggagcagcatcttaacccccaatgtccatgccaataacttcgaactcaagcctcaattgattatcctggttcaaaataattgtcaatacagaggaagtgctgctgaagatccaaaccaacacctctctgtgTTTTTAAGAATTTGTGACACTATCAAAACCAATGGAATCCACCCTGACATATACAAGCTTTttttattcccattttcactaagaagcaaagccacacattggttaAAAACCTTCCCTAAAGAGAGCATTACCAGCTaggatgatttggttagcaaatttctagccaaattctatccacccctgAGAGTTATCAAGCTAAaactgatgttcaaaccttcagacagcaggaaggagaatcattgtatgaagcttgggagaggtataaagctcTAATCAGAAGATGTCCAGaaggaatgttcagtgaatgggtggagttgcagaatttctatgaaggcttgtccttaccttcaatgaaagctttggattattcctcaggaggatctttgcaaatgatgaaaactgctcaagaggcacatgatctcatagacatggtagccaacaatgagtacttctactcctctgaaaggcaagcagctccaaagaaaggtgtatttgagcttgaaggagttgataTCATACTAGCTCAGAACAAACTCATGCACCAGCAGCTTCAACAGCAAATTGAATCAATGTCAAAGAGATTGGATGGATTACAACTTGTAGCAGTGAGCACAACTAACCAACCATCAGTGGTTTGGGGACTGCAGGAGGAAAATTATGAAGAGCAGCAGCAagagcaagtgcagtacatgcacaATCAAGGTCCTGGACCAAATGACTTCCATGGAGACACTTACAATTCATCCTGGAGATACCACCCCAATCTGAAATGGGGAGAGAACCAAAACCAATAACCTtggcaaagaaactcaaaccagaacaattccagaaacacaaaccatcaaaacactaaccaaaatccatacagaaaaccacaaaacaatcaacctcagcctaactactatccacccaacaactcatccactaaccaaaataactatcatccaccctcaacatcctataatcaaccacaaccaccccatGAATCACagaggatctccaacttggagatgatgatggagaagatGATCAAGCATCAAGAACTAGCCaacaaaaaccatgaagcttcactgaGGAACTTGGAGAGGCAAATTGGTTAACTGTCCAAGCAAACAATGGCTGAAAGAGCACCCAATAcattaccaagtgacaccattcccaacctcaaggaagaatgcaaagccatccaattaaggagtggaagaacatTGGTGAATGACAAAGAAACTAACAAGAGGCCAGTTAAAAATGATGAGGCTAGCAGCAAGGAAGAAGTGACACTCAAAGACAAGCAAGACCAAGAGAAGCTCAAGGAGAAAGAGGAACAGccacaagcttcaaagaagggaaaggaaaTCATAGAGGAGGAATTACAAGATCAGAGGAAGATAGTGAAGACTCACACATctcctctgccatatcctcaaagatttcAGAAGGAGATCAAGTATCAACAGTTTTCCAAATTCCTAGAAGattttaagaagctggagatcaacATTCCACTTGTTGAAGCTCTagaacaaatgcctctatatgcaaaatttCTCAAAGAGCTCATCAATAAGAAAAGGAGCTGGAATGAGAAGGAGACAGTGATCTTAACCCAGGAATGTAGTACAGTGATTCAAGAAGGcctcccaccaaaactcaaagacccTAGGAGCTTCTACTTGCCTTGTACCATTGGTAACACAGTCATTGACAAGGCACTGTGTGATTTGCGCTCCAGTATCAACCTCATGCCTCTGTCTATGATGAGAAGGCTATCTATAGAAGAAGTGAAGCCTACACAGATGTCATTGGAGCTAGTGGATAGATCTCTGGTAATTCCCAAGGGGGTGATTGAAAATCTCTTGGTCAGAGTAGGGAACTTCATATTCCCAACAAACTTTGTAATCCTGGACTTAGGTGAAGAGGGGAATGACTCTATTGTATTGGGAAGACCTTT carries:
- the LOC107640764 gene encoding uncharacterized protein LOC107640764, whose translation is MSKRLDGLQLVAVSTTNQPSVVWGLQEENYEEQQQEQVQYMHNQETNKRPVKNDEASSKEEVTLKDKQDQEKLKEKEEQPQASKKGKEIIEEELQDQRKIVKTHTSPLPYPQRFQKEIKYQQFSKFLEDFKKLEINIPLVEALEQMPLYAKFLKELINKKRSWNEKETVILTQECSTVIQEGLPPKLKDPRSFYLPCTIGNTVIDKALCDLRSSINLMPLSMMRRLSIEEVKPTQMSLELVDRSLVIPKGVIENLLVRVGNFIFPTNFVILDLGEEGNDSIVLGRPFLATARAIIDVE